A DNA window from Actinokineospora baliensis contains the following coding sequences:
- a CDS encoding LmeA family phospholipid-binding protein, which translates to MTNSGTPAGGQAPPRRRSKAVRRLVISVLVLLVLLVAADFGAAAVFEHEVSKRAQQQFDLRDHPSVRVGGFSFLAQAVSGEYDLVTIDAKGVPVKDTLRDVDVHADLRGVQAPLSELVGGSLTQVPIREVEGQVRIKAADVNRAIQGNANEVVSAITNLTIDPVSEKAVNTKPAEGEETEEDATEIADQEGTTAGVKLCGTVGIAGQDTELCVFSIVSLVDGGVDIAPKRLELRNGGSDVKLPQQIQAKVLSLFARRLDPGSLPFKVTPTAVTVEPGVLSVKGKAENLVLGR; encoded by the coding sequence ATGACGAACTCAGGCACGCCCGCGGGTGGGCAGGCGCCGCCACGCCGCCGGTCGAAGGCGGTGCGCAGGCTCGTCATCTCGGTGCTGGTGCTGCTCGTGCTGCTGGTCGCGGCCGACTTCGGCGCGGCGGCGGTGTTCGAGCACGAGGTGTCCAAGCGCGCGCAGCAGCAGTTCGACCTGCGCGACCACCCCTCGGTGCGGGTGGGCGGCTTCTCCTTCCTGGCCCAGGCGGTGTCCGGGGAGTACGACCTGGTGACCATCGACGCCAAGGGCGTCCCGGTGAAGGACACCCTGCGCGACGTGGACGTGCACGCCGACCTGCGCGGGGTCCAGGCGCCGCTGTCGGAGCTGGTCGGCGGGTCGCTGACCCAGGTGCCGATCCGCGAGGTGGAGGGCCAGGTGCGGATCAAGGCGGCCGACGTCAACCGGGCCATCCAGGGCAACGCCAACGAGGTCGTGTCCGCCATCACCAACCTGACCATCGACCCGGTCAGCGAGAAGGCGGTCAACACCAAGCCCGCCGAGGGCGAGGAGACCGAGGAGGACGCCACGGAGATCGCCGACCAGGAGGGCACCACCGCTGGCGTGAAGCTGTGCGGGACGGTCGGCATCGCCGGTCAGGACACCGAGCTGTGCGTGTTCTCCATCGTGTCGCTGGTCGACGGCGGGGTCGACATCGCGCCCAAGCGGCTGGAGCTGCGCAACGGCGGCTCGGACGTGAAGCTGCCGCAGCAGATCCAGGCCAAGGTGCTGTCGCTGTTCGCCCGCCGCCTCGACCCGGGCAGCCTGCCGTTCAAGGTGACCCCCACCGCGGTCACCGTCGAGCCCGGCGTGCTGTCGGTCAAGGGCAAGGCCGAGAACCTGGTGCTGGGCCGCTGA
- a CDS encoding DUF4395 domain-containing protein — translation MSTQVDPRGPRFAAGVTSAVLVAVLVTGWWPLLAAQAVVFALGGFAGLRLSPYSALYRAVVAPRLAPTAEREDAAPVRFAQTVGFGFAVVGVLGYVFEVTALGAVATALALVAALLNAVFGFCLGCEAYLLINRLSIKQRKVGTAR, via the coding sequence GTGTCCACCCAGGTCGACCCCAGGGGGCCGCGTTTCGCCGCTGGTGTGACCAGCGCCGTGCTCGTCGCGGTGCTCGTCACCGGCTGGTGGCCGCTGCTGGCGGCCCAAGCGGTCGTGTTCGCGCTCGGCGGTTTCGCCGGGCTCCGCTTGTCCCCGTACTCGGCGCTCTACCGCGCGGTCGTCGCGCCCCGGCTCGCCCCGACCGCGGAGCGCGAGGACGCCGCCCCGGTCCGGTTCGCGCAGACCGTCGGCTTCGGCTTCGCTGTCGTCGGTGTGCTCGGCTACGTGTTCGAGGTCACCGCGCTCGGCGCGGTGGCCACCGCGCTGGCACTGGTCGCCGCGCTGCTCAACGCCGTGTTCGGGTTCTGCCTCGGCTGCGAGGCCTACCTGCTGATCAACCGTCTGTCCATCAAGCAAAGGAAAGTGGGAACCGCCCGATGA
- a CDS encoding winged helix-turn-helix transcriptional regulator, whose translation MSLDLLLLTADPEPATVVPSLMLLPHTVRTQAPEVTALLEAGSRDAVIVDARTDLAAAKGLCRLLTSGGDSCPVLAVVTEGGLVAITSDWRIDEILLPTAGPAEVDARLRLLTTRGPAGAAVDGALRLGELVIDEATYMARLRGRPLDLTYKEFELLKYLAQHAGRVFTRAQLLQEVWGYDFFGGTRTVDVHVRRLRAKLGVEHEQLIGTVRNVGYKFVQPPKAGARREPSQEADRAWRVDA comes from the coding sequence ATGAGCCTCGACCTGCTGCTGCTGACCGCCGACCCGGAGCCCGCGACCGTGGTGCCGTCGCTGATGCTCCTGCCGCACACCGTGCGCACCCAAGCACCCGAGGTGACCGCCCTGCTGGAGGCGGGCTCGCGCGACGCCGTGATCGTCGACGCGCGCACCGACCTCGCCGCCGCCAAGGGCCTCTGCAGGCTGCTGACCAGCGGCGGCGACAGCTGCCCGGTGCTGGCCGTGGTCACCGAGGGCGGTCTCGTCGCCATCACCAGCGACTGGCGCATCGACGAGATCCTGCTGCCCACCGCGGGCCCGGCCGAGGTCGACGCCCGGCTGCGGCTGCTCACCACCCGCGGACCCGCCGGTGCGGCCGTCGACGGCGCCCTGCGGCTCGGCGAGCTCGTCATCGACGAGGCCACGTACATGGCGCGGCTGCGCGGCCGCCCGCTCGACCTCACCTACAAGGAGTTCGAGCTGCTCAAGTACCTCGCGCAGCACGCGGGCCGGGTGTTCACCCGCGCGCAGCTGCTGCAGGAGGTCTGGGGCTACGACTTCTTCGGCGGCACCCGGACCGTCGACGTGCACGTCCGGCGACTGCGCGCCAAGCTCGGCGTCGAGCACGAGCAGCTCATCGGAACCGTGCGCAACGTCGGCTACAAGTTCGTCCAGCCGCCCAAGGCCGGGGCCAGGCGCGAGCCGTCCCAGGAAGCGGACCGGGCCTGGCGCGTCGACGCCTGA
- a CDS encoding thioredoxin family protein: MTGLYVALGTVAIAMGIGFLVRSLGGRTRPSTAGEVPDEVRAVLDPAAAVTLVQLSTEFCGTCRQARAVLTDIAGGTPGLAHADLDLTDRPELAKRLAVLRTPTTIAVDAAGTELLRVGGVPKREELLTSLRPHLPG, from the coding sequence ATGACCGGGCTCTACGTCGCGTTGGGCACGGTGGCCATCGCCATGGGCATCGGTTTCCTGGTGCGGTCGCTCGGCGGCCGCACCAGGCCGTCCACGGCGGGCGAGGTGCCCGACGAGGTGCGCGCGGTGCTCGACCCGGCGGCCGCGGTGACCCTGGTGCAGCTGTCGACCGAGTTCTGCGGCACCTGCAGGCAGGCCCGTGCCGTGCTGACCGACATCGCGGGCGGCACGCCCGGTCTCGCGCACGCCGACCTCGATCTGACCGACCGGCCCGAGTTGGCGAAGCGGCTCGCGGTGCTGCGCACCCCCACGACCATCGCGGTCGACGCGGCGGGCACCGAGCTGCTGCGCGTCGGCGGCGTGCCGAAACGTGAAGAACTGCTCACCTCGCTGCGCCCGCACCTGCCCGGCTGA